Proteins encoded together in one Telopea speciosissima isolate NSW1024214 ecotype Mountain lineage chromosome 6, Tspe_v1, whole genome shotgun sequence window:
- the LOC122663831 gene encoding exocyst complex component EXO70B1-like — protein sequence MEKSPPEKSDSFASRDDNNKKPESDLPSSPASPLPDSLAGDSKSDSHDTSTAITTEEDNKDVAEKPETTTEDSSTPDLDSSLPKISEDIDRFLSLFESNQTPEEIPNFVDEFANLVEAQIAKYNSDEDPIKWRQDSDEDSTLLEAVDRISKLTTALSQYSSDAKYNSSINRIGCVLQRAMSYLEDEFRSILENRDSETNDSKGRQQSFNSNSESCALSEPDSAKAADFPGYSPETVSNLNRIATAMIAAGYETECLQVYNISRRNSFEEALKNIGLEKISIDDVLKMQWESLEGEISNWIKVFKRCVTFYFAGEQKLCDAVFQENSSLSGSLFDNLAYSVVIQLLNFVEAVAMTKRSAEKLFKFLDMYEALRDMIPEFDNLFSGQFSEDLKNEISSALCRLGEAAVSIFCDLENSIKGDTSKTPVPGGAVHPLTRYTMNYLKYACEYKDTLEQIFQKHQKIDPSDVVVGLDKEGSTATNGNQEQKLSPFSVQLMTVMDMLGSNLEAKSKIYKDLSLNHIFLMNNGRYIMQKIKGSKEIYELIGDPWCRKRSSDLRQYHKNYQRETWNKVLGCLKDEGLQVHGKVSKPVLKERFKSFNAMFEDIHKTQSAWIVSDEQLQSELRVSISAVVIPAYRSFLGRFRQYLDSGRQSDKYIKYGPEDIESSIDDLFEGNPTSMARRRT from the coding sequence atggagaaaaGCCCTCCTGAGAAATCTGACAGTTTTGCCAGCCGAGATGACAACAACAAGAAGCCCGAGTCTGATCTCCCTTCTTCCCCTGCTTCTCCGTTACCGGATTCCTTAGCCGGTGATTCCAAATCTGATTCTCACGATACCTCTACAGCGATCACAACCGAAGAGGACAACAAGGACGTAGCAGAGAAGCCTGAAACAACCACCGAAGATTCTTCCACTCCTGATCTCGATTCCAGCCTTCCAAAGATTTCCGAAGACATCGATCGTTTCCTCTCCCTCTtcgaatcaaaccaaacccCAGAAGAAATCCCCAATTTTGTTGATGAATTTGCTAACCTTGTTGAAGCCCAGATTGCCAAATATAATTCCGACGAAGATCCCATCAAATGGCGTCAAGATTCCGATGAAGATTCTACCCTCCTCGAAGCTGTCGATAGGATTTCAAAACTGACGACCGCATTATCTCAGTACTCTTCGGATGCGAAATACAATTCCTCCATCAACCGTATTGGCTGCGTTCTGCAACGAGCAATGTCGTATCTTGAAGACGAGTTCCGGTCGATCCTTGAGAACCGTGACTCGGAAACGAATGATTCCAAGGGGAGACAACAATCATTCAACTCTAACAGTGAATCCTGTGCCTTATCTGAACCAGATTCAGCCAAGGCAGCCGATTTCCCCGGTTACTCACCGGAAACAGTGTCGAATCTGAATAGGATTGCAACCGCAATGATCGCCGCCGGGTATGAGACAGAGTGCTTGCAGGTTTACAACATCTCGAGGCGAAATTCATTCGAGGAGGCATTGAAGAATATTGGATTAGAGAAGATCAGCATTGATGACGTGCTGAAGATGCAATGGGAATCTCTAGAGGGAGAGATCAGCAATTGGATAAAGGTCTTCAAGCGCTGTGTCACCTTCTACTTCGCCGGCGAACAGAAACTCTGTGATGCGGTGTTTCAGGAAAATTCATCGCTCTCTGGCTCCCTCTTTGACAACCTAGCTTATAGCGTCGTCATTCAGCTTCTCAATTTTGTGGAAGCTGTAGCAATGACGAAGCGATCGGCGGAGAAGCTATTCAAATTTCTGGATATGTACGAAGCACTGCGGGACATGATCCCTGAATTTGATAACTTGTTCTCTGGGCAATTCTCGGAGGATCTCAAAAACGAGATCTCATCTGCTCTTTGCCGGCTAGGCGAGGCCGCCGTGAGCATCTTCTGCGATCTTGAGAACTCAATCAAGGGCGACACCAGTAAAACTCCGGTCCCAGGTGGTGCTGTTCATCCCTTAACACGTTATACCATGAATTACCTAAAATATGCATGTGAGTACAAGGACACATTGGAGCAGATCTTCCAAAAACACCAAAAGATCGATCCATCCGACGTCGTCGTCGGATTAGATAAAGAGGGCAGCACAGCGACCAATGGAAACCAGGAGCAGAAGCTCTCGCCATTCTCAGTACAATTGATGACGGTGATGGATATGTTAGGATCAAATCTCGAAGCGAAATCAAAGATCTACAAGGACCTTTCGTTAAACCACATTTTCTTGATGAACAACGGAAGGTACATAATGCAGAAAATCAAGGGTTCCAAGGAAATCTACGAATTGATTGGGGATCCATGGTGTCGGAAGAGATCATCTGATCTCAGGCAATACCATAAGAACTATCAGAGGGAGACATGGAATAAAGTGTTGGGATGTCTCAAAGATGAGGGATTGCAGGTACATGGGAAAGTATCAAAGCCAGTACTGAAGGAGAGGTTCAAGTCCTTCAATGCCATGTTTGAAGATATTCACAAGACACAGAGCGCATGGATTGTGAGTGATGAACAGCTTCAATCTGAGCTTAGGGTTTCTATATCTGCGGTGGTGATACCGGCGTACCGGTCTTTCTTAGGGAGGTTCAGGCAGTACTTGGATTCCGGCAGGCAATCGGATAAGTACATAAAGTACGGGCCAGAGGATATTGAGTCATCCATCGACGATCTGTTTGAAGGAAACCCAACGTCCATGGCAAGGAGGAGAACAtga